In Trifolium pratense cultivar HEN17-A07 linkage group LG7, ARS_RC_1.1, whole genome shotgun sequence, a genomic segment contains:
- the LOC123893724 gene encoding replication protein A 70 kDa DNA-binding subunit-like: MRDFSLCLRSTVDRCEAMRAGRRGHLRVEDLSANSPQSNPGRDSWRFKVRVLRLWSVSAFLRPDQVNSLEMVLIDEKGAKIHASIRRQLLYLFNGKIVEGSVYKMSFFVVYPESGLYRTTSHRYKLSFEMKTKVQICESGVIDRYGLSLTSIGDICAYGPDHDFLVDVVALITGISPEKEYVRDGKVTKMVVIELSDNSGKCECALFGGYVQELQEMLAKCADGLPIVVVQFAKIKMFGGKVSIQNVLNATRIYVNPPIPEVVSFKQVMPLEGVESCVSIPAIGERVKPSFEEDFLLNYPKTSIAHLLELAEDGIYVVSGVVGGLLEGEDWWYASCKCHKGLSADSGAYYCKKCDKHVFKMVPRFRVKLVVNDGTAEGVFVVFDGDMSSLVGKCCPDLVAAAKARNRDYCPPELDLLKGKRLLFKVEKVSYGVPRFDGSFRVKRICSNLSIVKAFDASMAEDDSGEHGYDLEVDYVDNTPVEDVVGNLIVSPTDVKVKHGIDLSTAQLVPEIINLDDNSDNGFEVFLGERVGVDVSKVLAAKRNLSDAFAGCDDDEASSSKRIKYSPQ, encoded by the exons ATGCGGGATTTTTCGTTATGCCTTCGAAGCACTGTAGATCGCTGTGAGGCCATGAGAGCTGGACGACGTGGCCATCTCAGGGTTGAGGATTTATCCGCGAACTCTCCACAATCAAA TCCTGGAAGGGATTCATGGCGATTCAAAGTTCGTGTTCTTCGTTTATGGAGTGTGTCCGCGTTTTTGAGACCAGATCAAGTGAATTCGCTTGAGATGGTGTTAATTGATGAAAAG GGGGCCAAGATTCATGCATCCATTCGTCGTCAGTTGTTGTATCTGTTTAATGGCAAAATTGTTGAGGGTAGTGTTTATAAGATGTCATTTTTCGTTGTTTACCCAGAGTCTGGTTTGTATCGGACAACTTCTCATAGATACAAGCTTAGCTTTGAGATGAAAACAAAAGTTCAGATCTGTGAAAGTGGTGTGATAGATCGATATGGATTATCTCTTACTTCTATTGGAGACATTTGTGCTTATGGACCTGATCATGATTTTTTAGTTG aTGTTGTTGCTTTAATTACTGGTATTTCACCTGAGAAGGAATATGTTCGTGATGGAAAGGTCACTAAGATGGTGGTGATTGAGTTGTCTGATAATAG TGGAAAGTGTGAGTGTGCTTTGTTTGGTGGTTATGTGCAAGAGCTTCAAGAGATGCTTGCAAAATGTGCTGATGGATTGCCAATTGTTGTTGTTCAATTTGCCAAGATAAAGATGTTTGGAG GGAAAGTGTCAATTCAAAATGTATTGAATGCTACTAGGATTTATGTTAATCCCCCAATACCAGAGGTTGTTTCTTTCAAACAAGT TATGCCTCTTGAAGGTGTTGAATCTTGTGTTTCCATACCTGCTATTGGGGAACGTGTGAAGCCATCTTTTGAAGAagattttttgttaaattatccAAAGACTTCCATAGCTCATTTACTTGAATTGGCCGAAGATGGTATCTATGTTGTGAGTGGTGTTGTTGGTGGTTTGCTTGAAGGTGAAGATTGGTGGTATGCATCCTGTAAGTGCCACAAGGGACTTTCTGCTGATTCAGGGGCTTATTATTGCAAAAAATGTGATAAACATGTTTTCAAAATGGTTCCAAG GTTTAGGGTTAAGCTTGTGGTTAATGATGGAACTGCTGAAGGAGTGTTTGTTGTTTTTGATGGTGATATGAGTTCATTGGTTGGAAAATGTTGCCCTGATTTGGTTGCTGCAGCTAAG GCTAGAAATCGTGATTATTGTCCTCCTGAATTAGACTTGCTGAAAGGGAAGAGGTTGCTGTTCAAGGTTGAGAAAGTTTCCTATGGAGTTCCAAGGTTTGATGGTTCATTTAGAGTTAAGAGAATATGCAGTAATTTGTCTATTGTGAAGGCCTTTGATGCA TCTATGGCTGAAGATGATTCTGGTGAACATGGTTATGATTTGGAAGTAGATTATGTTGATAATACCCCTGTGGAGGATGTTGTGGGAAATCTCATTGTTTCCCCAACTGATGTTAAAGTTAAACATGGAATTGAT CTTTCAACTGCTCAATTGGTGCCTGAGATCATAAATTTGGATGATAATTCTGATAATGGATTTGAAGTTTTCCTGGGTGAACGTGTTGGTGTGGATGTGAGCAAGGTTTTGGCTGCTAAGAGAAATTTGTCTGATGCTTTTGCTGgatgtgatgatgatgaagcCAGTTCTTCTAAGCGTATCAAATACTCTCCTCAATGA
- the LOC123893706 gene encoding casein kinase I-like has product MEWVVGGKFKIGRKIGSGSFGEIYIASDMDTSEIVAVKMEKKKTRHPQLLYEAKLYSILQGESGVPSMKWCGTDGDHNVLVIDLLGRSLEDLFVFCGSKFSLKTVLMLADQMLSRIEYMHSKGFLHRDIKPDNFLMGIRRKSSQVYIIDFGLGKRYRDPKTNKHIPYRENKNLTGTARYASCNTHLGIEQSRRDDLESIGYVLMYFLRGSLPWQGLKAVTKEEKYDKIREKKLSTSIEKLCESYPVEFTSYFNYCRSLTFDQDPDYGFLKRLFRDLFTREGYEHDNLFDWTILKQQQTKRQMQSPPSNAVPSAVPSSLQPMIVEKHTGINNSPQITVTKLVTNLDRLNVRGQPKPSNVKNLNAKNHTGKHNVNNGPSTSSALPKSTTENVSKPERPTGTSNLGRVFGNNSHVSSSWIPSLRRISSAK; this is encoded by the exons ATGGAGTGGGTCGTCGGCGGCAAGTTTAAGATTGGTCGCAAAATCGGAAGCGGTTCATTCGGTGAAATTTATATCG CGTCAGATATGGATACTTCTGAGATCGTAGCCgtcaaaatg gagaagaagaaaacaagACATCCACAACTATTGTATGAGGCTAAATTATACAGTATTCTTCAAGGAGAAA GTGGTGTTCCGAGTATGAAATGGTGTGGTACTGATGGAGACCATAATGTTCTGGTTATTGATCTTTTGGGACGTAGTCTGGAGGACCTTTTTGTCTTCTGCGGGAGCAAGTTTTCTTTAAAAACAGTTTTGATGTTGGCCGATCAGATG CTTTCGAGAATAGAATATATGCATTCCAAGGGATTTTTGCATAGAGACATAAAACCAGATAACTTTCTAATGGGTATTAGGAGAAAATCAAGTCAG gtttatataattgattttggaCTAGGAAAAAGATATAGGGATCCCAAAACAAACAAGCATATTCCTTACAG AGAGAATAAAAATTTAACCGGGACTGCACGATATGCAAGTTGCAATACTCACTTAGGAATTG AGCAAAGTCGTCGTGATGATTTGGAGTCTATTGGCTATGTTCTTATGTACTTCTTAAGAGGAAG CCTTCCTTGGCAGGGTCTGAAAGCTGTCACCAAAGAGGAAAAATATGACAAGATTCGTGAGAAGAAGTTATCAACTTCGATTGAG AAACTTTGCGAGTCATATCCCGTGGAGTTCACGTCTTACTTTAATTATTGTCGCTCTTTGACATTTGATCAAGATCCAGATTATGGGTTCTTAAAGCGTCTGTTTCGTGATTTGTTCACTCGTGAAG GATATGAGCATGACAATTTATTCGACTGGACCATCCTAAAACAGCAACAGACAAAGAGACAAATGCAATCACCG CCTTCAAATGCTGTGCCTAGTGCTGTGCCTAGCAGTCTACAACCAATGATTGTGGAAAAGCATACAG GAATCAATAATTCACCTCAAATTACTGTAACAAAATTGGTAACCAATCTTGATCGTCTAAACGTGCGTGGGCAGCCTAAGCCATCTAATGTTAAGAATCTAAATGCCAAGAATCATACCGGAAAACAT AATGTGAACAATGGTCCATCCACTTCATCTGCTTTGCCCAAATCGACTACAGAAAATGTTTCCAAGCCTGAAAGGCCCACAGGAACCTCAAACCTAGGTCGTGTATTTGGGAATAACTCCCATGTTTCAAGCAGCTGGATTCCTTCATTACGGCGAATTTCTTCAGCCAAATAG